Proteins encoded by one window of Mesorhizobium sp. INR15:
- a CDS encoding pentapeptide repeat-containing protein — protein sequence MRRAVVANSNFDDVDLSKTRFHNVKLSGATILNANLSNAKVEDANLSNAHFTDVNMSNVKIENAEVAGMMINGIRLDDLLKAYETAKTAGGN from the coding sequence GTGCGCCGCGCCGTGGTCGCCAACTCGAATTTTGACGATGTGGACCTGTCGAAGACGCGGTTTCACAACGTGAAGCTGTCGGGGGCGACCATCCTGAACGCCAATCTGAGCAACGCCAAGGTGGAAGACGCGAACCTTTCGAACGCGCACTTCACAGACGTGAACATGAGCAATGTGAAGATAGAAAACGCTGAGGTCGCGGGCATGATGATCAATGGTATCAGGCTCGATGATCTTTTGAAGGCATATGAGACGGCGAAGACCGCCGGGGGCAATTGA
- a CDS encoding NADH-ubiquinone dehydrogenase, with product MALYSIPYPLMPDMDQLEKMNQDLTRMMPKEMASAVNLLAHPVAGAAAMSALGIGLANHAFGVWMGALSGAAEASERLFQPISDEFEARIERLEDTASSSTKARAATKTLIAEAQSFARDVTDIATGDAVQPVTAKRKPKTQTVTGLMPEDFRQPKAVDRPEAPSDLKAISGVGPKLETVLNGLGIWTFGQIAAWTVEEIAWVDDYLSFNGRIGRDDWARQAAVLALAAKARK from the coding sequence ATGGCGCTGTATTCGATACCCTACCCACTGATGCCGGACATGGACCAGCTCGAGAAGATGAACCAGGACCTGACCAGGATGATGCCGAAGGAGATGGCGAGCGCCGTCAACCTCTTGGCGCACCCTGTGGCGGGTGCCGCCGCGATGTCGGCACTCGGCATCGGGCTGGCCAACCACGCCTTTGGCGTGTGGATGGGCGCGCTTTCCGGCGCGGCCGAGGCCTCGGAGCGGCTTTTCCAGCCGATATCAGATGAGTTCGAGGCGCGCATCGAGCGCCTTGAAGACACGGCAAGTTCCTCGACCAAGGCGCGCGCCGCGACCAAAACCCTGATCGCCGAAGCGCAGTCTTTTGCCCGGGATGTGACGGACATTGCCACCGGGGATGCGGTGCAGCCGGTGACGGCAAAGCGCAAGCCAAAGACCCAGACCGTGACAGGCTTGATGCCGGAGGATTTCAGGCAGCCCAAGGCCGTCGACCGGCCCGAGGCGCCGTCCGACCTCAAGGCTATTTCGGGCGTTGGCCCCAAGCTGGAGACGGTGCTGAACGGTCTCGGCATCTGGACCTTCGGCCAGATCGCGGCTTGGACGGTGGAAGAGATCGCCTGGGTTGACGACTACCTGTCGTTCAATGGCCGCATCGGGCGTGACGACTGGGCGCGCCAGGCAGCAGTGCTTGCGCTGGCCGCCAAGGCAAGGAAGTAG
- the nuoF gene encoding NADH-quinone oxidoreductase subunit NuoF: MLQDKDRIFNNIYGRFDKSLAGAMSRGAWDNTPGIIAKGREWIVNEMKASGLRGRGGAGFPTGLKWSFMPKQSDGRPSYLVINADESEPGTCKDRDILRHDPHTLVEGALIAGFAMGAIAAYIYVRGEFIREREALQRAIDECYEAKLIGKNNTSGYDFEIYMHHGAGAYICGEETALLESLEGKKGQPRLKPPFPANVGLYGCPTTVNNVESIAVAPTILRRGAAWFSSFGRPNNVGTKLFCISGHVNNPCTVEEAMSIPFRELIETHCGGIRGGWDNLLAVIPGGASVPLVPAEQIIDAPMDFDALRDLKSGLGTAAVIVMDKSTDIVKAIARLSYFYKHESCGQCTPCREGTGWMWRVMERLVRGEAQKREIDMLLDVTKQIEGHTICALGDAAAWPIQGLMRHFRGEVERRIDEFSRNAHRAEPVMVAAE, translated from the coding sequence ATGCTTCAGGACAAAGACCGTATCTTCAACAACATCTACGGCCGCTTCGACAAGTCGCTGGCTGGCGCCATGTCGCGCGGCGCCTGGGACAACACGCCCGGCATCATCGCCAAGGGCCGTGAGTGGATCGTCAACGAGATGAAGGCCAGCGGTCTGCGCGGGCGCGGCGGCGCCGGCTTCCCGACCGGCCTGAAATGGTCGTTCATGCCCAAGCAGAGCGACGGCCGGCCGAGCTACCTCGTCATCAACGCCGACGAATCCGAGCCAGGCACGTGCAAGGACCGCGACATCCTGCGCCACGACCCGCACACGCTGGTCGAGGGCGCGCTGATCGCCGGTTTCGCCATGGGCGCGATCGCGGCCTACATCTATGTGCGCGGCGAGTTCATCCGCGAGCGCGAGGCGCTGCAGCGCGCCATCGACGAATGCTACGAAGCCAAGCTGATCGGCAAGAACAACACGTCCGGCTATGATTTCGAAATCTACATGCATCACGGCGCCGGCGCCTATATCTGCGGCGAGGAGACGGCGCTGCTCGAAAGCCTGGAAGGCAAGAAGGGCCAGCCGCGCCTGAAGCCGCCATTCCCGGCCAATGTCGGTCTTTATGGCTGCCCGACCACGGTCAACAATGTCGAGTCGATCGCGGTTGCGCCGACGATCCTGCGCCGGGGTGCGGCTTGGTTCTCGTCCTTTGGCCGGCCAAACAATGTTGGCACCAAGCTGTTTTGCATCTCGGGCCACGTCAACAACCCGTGCACCGTCGAAGAGGCGATGTCGATCCCGTTCCGCGAACTGATCGAGACGCATTGCGGCGGCATTCGTGGCGGCTGGGACAATCTGCTGGCGGTTATTCCGGGCGGCGCTTCGGTGCCTCTGGTGCCGGCCGAACAGATCATCGACGCGCCGATGGATTTTGACGCGCTGCGCGACCTGAAGTCGGGCCTCGGTACGGCGGCTGTCATCGTCATGGACAAGTCGACCGATATCGTGAAGGCGATCGCGCGGCTTTCCTACTTCTACAAGCACGAGAGCTGCGGCCAGTGCACGCCGTGCCGCGAAGGCACCGGCTGGATGTGGCGGGTGATGGAGCGTCTGGTGCGCGGCGAAGCGCAGAAGCGCGAGATCGACATGCTGCTCGACGTCACCAAGCAGATCGAAGGCCACACGATCTGCGCGCTGGGCGACGCCGCGGCATGGCCGATCCAGGGCCTGATGCGGCATTTCCGCGGCGAGGTGGAACGGCGCATCGACGAGTTTTCGCGCAATGCGCATCGAGCCGAGCCAGTGATGGTGGCGGCGGAATAG
- a CDS encoding NADH-quinone oxidoreductase subunit E: MSVRRLAEASVQPASFAFNRANAAAAKQWIKKYPKGREQSAIIPLLMLAQDQEGWVTKAAIETISDMLDMPYIRGLEVATFYTQYQLNPVGTRAHIQVCGTTPCMLRGSEALMDVCRSKIHHDQFHTNDKGTLSWEEVECLGACVNAPMVMIFKDTFEDLTPERLAEIIDLYGDGKGASVTPGPQNGRTTSEPVGGLTTLKSEKAILKTTRDKEAKAATKAAQAAAPAVASVPSAPPAAAPAAPAPVMAAPAAKASPAPVAEAAPAKAVAKSEAKPAKPSLEDKNRPAGIDKPALVDDLKLISGVGPKIEGTLHSLGIFTFAQVASWKKAEREWVDGYLSFHGRIDRDDWVKQAKALAKGGVAEYIRVFGKKPV, translated from the coding sequence ATGTCAGTCCGCCGTCTCGCAGAAGCAAGCGTCCAGCCAGCATCCTTCGCCTTCAACAGGGCGAATGCGGCTGCGGCGAAGCAATGGATCAAGAAATACCCCAAGGGCCGCGAACAGTCGGCGATCATTCCGCTGCTGATGCTGGCGCAGGACCAGGAGGGCTGGGTCACCAAGGCGGCGATCGAGACGATCTCCGACATGCTCGACATGCCCTATATCAGAGGCCTGGAAGTCGCGACCTTCTACACCCAGTACCAGCTCAATCCGGTCGGTACCCGCGCGCATATCCAGGTTTGCGGCACCACCCCTTGCATGTTGCGCGGCTCGGAAGCGCTGATGGATGTGTGCCGATCGAAGATCCATCACGACCAGTTCCACACCAACGACAAGGGTACGCTGTCGTGGGAAGAGGTCGAGTGCCTTGGCGCCTGCGTCAACGCGCCGATGGTCATGATCTTCAAGGATACGTTTGAAGACCTGACACCCGAACGGCTGGCCGAGATCATCGACCTCTATGGCGACGGCAAGGGCGCTTCGGTGACGCCCGGCCCGCAGAACGGCCGCACCACATCCGAGCCGGTCGGCGGCCTGACGACGCTTAAGAGCGAAAAGGCAATCCTGAAGACGACCCGCGACAAGGAAGCCAAGGCGGCGACCAAAGCCGCTCAGGCGGCGGCCCCTGCAGTCGCTTCCGTGCCATCTGCTCCGCCTGCAGCTGCGCCGGCCGCGCCGGCACCTGTCATGGCCGCGCCAGCAGCGAAGGCCTCCCCGGCACCGGTTGCAGAGGCGGCACCAGCGAAAGCTGTTGCCAAGTCCGAAGCCAAGCCAGCCAAACCGTCGCTTGAAGACAAGAACCGCCCGGCCGGCATCGACAAGCCGGCACTGGTCGACGATCTCAAGCTGATTTCGGGCGTCGGCCCGAAGATCGAGGGCACGCTGCATTCGCTTGGCATCTTCACCTTCGCGCAGGTCGCATCGTGGAAGAAGGCCGAGCGCGAGTGGGTGGACGGCTATCTGTCCTTCCACGGCCGCATCGACCGCGACGATTGGGTCAAGCAGGCCAAGGCGCTCGCCAAGGGCGGTGTCGCCGAATATATCCGCGTCTTCGGCAAGAAGCCGGTCTGA
- a CDS encoding NADH-quinone oxidoreductase subunit D, giving the protein MAETSVRNFNINFGPQHPAAHGVLRLVLELDGEVVDRVDPHIGLLHRGTEKLIEAKTYLQAVPYLDRLDYCAPMNQEHAFAIAVERLLGIEVPKRGQLIRVLYCEIGRIMSHILNVTTQAMDVGALTPPLWGFVEREKLMVFYERASGSRMHAAYFRPGGVHQDLPRQLVEDIGKWIDPFLKSIDDLDKLLTGNRIFKQRNVDIGIVSLEDAWAWGFSGVMVRGSGAPWDLRKSQPYECYSEMDFDIPIGKNGDCYDRYLVRMEEMRQSARIMRQCIDLLLGKESTGPVSNLDGKVVPPKRQAMKRSMEALIHHFKLYTEGYRVPAGEVYAAVEAPKGEFGVYLVSDGSNKPYRCKLRAPGFAHLQAMDFLCRGHMLADVTAVLGSLDIVFGEVDR; this is encoded by the coding sequence ATGGCTGAAACCTCCGTCCGCAATTTCAACATCAATTTCGGACCGCAGCATCCTGCGGCCCACGGCGTTTTGCGCCTTGTGCTGGAACTGGATGGCGAAGTCGTTGATCGGGTCGATCCGCATATCGGGCTGCTGCATCGCGGCACGGAAAAGCTGATCGAGGCGAAAACCTATTTGCAGGCAGTGCCTTATCTCGATCGGCTCGACTATTGCGCGCCGATGAACCAGGAACATGCCTTCGCGATCGCCGTCGAACGTCTGCTCGGCATCGAGGTGCCGAAGCGCGGCCAGCTGATCCGTGTGCTCTACTGCGAAATCGGCCGCATCATGTCGCACATTCTCAATGTGACGACACAGGCGATGGACGTGGGCGCGCTGACGCCGCCGCTGTGGGGCTTCGTCGAACGCGAAAAGCTCATGGTGTTCTATGAGCGCGCCTCGGGTTCGCGCATGCACGCTGCCTATTTCCGGCCGGGCGGCGTCCACCAAGACCTGCCACGGCAGCTCGTCGAGGACATCGGCAAATGGATCGACCCATTCCTGAAGTCCATCGACGACCTTGACAAGCTGCTCACCGGCAACCGCATCTTCAAGCAGCGCAACGTCGACATCGGCATCGTCTCGCTGGAAGACGCCTGGGCCTGGGGTTTTTCCGGGGTCATGGTGCGCGGCTCGGGTGCGCCCTGGGACCTGCGCAAGTCGCAACCCTATGAATGCTATTCGGAAATGGATTTCGACATTCCGATCGGCAAGAACGGCGACTGCTACGACCGCTACCTCGTGCGTATGGAAGAAATGCGCCAGTCGGCCAGGATCATGCGCCAGTGCATCGACCTTCTGCTCGGCAAGGAAAGCACCGGTCCGGTGTCGAACCTTGATGGCAAGGTGGTGCCACCGAAACGCCAGGCGATGAAGCGCTCGATGGAAGCGCTGATCCATCACTTCAAGCTCTACACCGAGGGCTATCGCGTGCCGGCAGGCGAGGTCTATGCGGCCGTCGAAGCGCCGAAGGGCGAGTTCGGCGTCTATCTGGTCTCTGATGGTTCCAACAAACCCTACCGCTGCAAGCTGCGTGCACCTGGCTTCGCGCATCTGCAAGCCATGGATTTCCTCTGCCGTGGCCACATGCTGGCCGACGTCACCGCCGTCCTCGGCTCCCTCGACATCGTGTTTGGTGAGGTCGATCGCTAA